The uncultured Mailhella sp. genome segment CTTCATGCTCTTGCGCACAGCCGCCACTTCCGCGCGGGCCTTTTCGATGCGGGCGTTGTAACCTTCCATCTTGAGCCCGGCCTCGCCTTCCAGGGAGGCGGCGGCTCCTCTCAGTTCATCGTTCTGCGAGTTGCGGCGGGCAATGACACCGCGCACCGGGCGCACGATAAGGTAATTGATGATCGCCAGGGCGATCAAAAAGTTCACCAACTGAATCAGGAGGGTTATGTCGATGTTGATCATTCCGAGAACCTCCAACCGAAGCTGTAAAAAGGGGCCACTCTACCATTGCATTCTAAGCCCCCAAAGTTCTGCGCTCCTGAATTATTGGGAGTAGAATCATTTTTTTTAGCTACCCCGTTTTCCGCACTTTGTCAAAGCCGATACACTTTTTTTTCAAGAAATAAACAGGTTCCGCCACGTCTTTTGCACAAAAAGTTACAAAATATGCGAACAGGTCATATCATACCGGAAAGCCTCTTTCTTTTGTCTTTGAAGGAGACGCGCGTCTTCCGAAACACGAACAAAAGCCGTTTGCATTTCAGAATCCTCCCGTATTTCGCCCCGGGAAAAAATAAATAAAATTCTGATCGATCTTTTTTTCACGATACTGAAATACCCTCTGTTTTTCGTTGATATACCTTGTTATTGCAGGAAAAGTCGTCGAAAACGCCTGTATTTTTTCCTCAGTCGGGAAAAAACTCGCGCAGCCGGGCAATTGTCACAAAACTGACACAATTCTCTCCGGGGTCACGCCTCATTCCGGCAAAGATCCTTGCCGAAAAGGCCGATGCACGGTGCTGTGGGCACGAAGCGAAGCGGCGGCAAAGCCCGCGGCGGGGCCGCAGACCTGTGGCTTTTGCGTGGAGCCACTGACCTGCCCCACTCGATTGCACGAAGTTATGCGGAAAAATTCGGAAGCCGCGGTTGCGCCTCCGCCGGCAGCAGGCCCTGCCATGCACGCATCCCGACGCACGTCTGCACCGCTGCTTTCCGCCCCCTCCCCCAAAACAGAAACAGCACCGAGCTCCCGGCCAAGCGCGGAGCGCAAAAAAATACCCGTATCAGAGATGAAGACGGACAACCGCCCAGCCCCTGATCCGCCGCTGCCATTTCCCCAAAGAGCAATGATGCACCGATGGACCTCACGACGGAATCGTCGGGAATTCCCTGAAGAACAACGATGCAGGAAGCGATCTCCTGATGAAAAAGCCCTGCACGGCGGCCCTCTTCGTCGGG includes the following:
- a CDS encoding ATP synthase F0 subunit B gives rise to the protein MINIDITLLIQLVNFLIALAIINYLIVRPVRGVIARRNSQNDELRGAAASLEGEAGLKMEGYNARIEKARAEVAAVRKSMKAAAEQTAQARLNEAGDEARAIHRAAAERVRTESAEARRELDGRVGDFVQVALKAMLG